In Arthrobacter citreus, a single genomic region encodes these proteins:
- a CDS encoding GNAT family N-acetyltransferase, with amino-acid sequence MEIHIRNAKTKDYDSLLSLFRQVHDLHVLERPDLYKENSTLVGEEDFHHQLKDEQQHIYVAILGAEIVGVAVLKEEEVHENSFVNARKILLVNSLCVDDAKRKMGIGRKLMQFVVDFAKELNVDSIELGVSESNQNAIRFYESIGMATKNRKMEFRLS; translated from the coding sequence ATGGAGATTCATATTCGAAATGCTAAAACTAAAGATTACGATTCTTTATTATCTTTATTTAGACAAGTTCATGATTTGCATGTTTTGGAGAGACCTGACCTATACAAAGAGAACTCGACTCTAGTAGGGGAAGAGGATTTTCATCATCAACTGAAAGATGAGCAACAACATATTTATGTGGCCATTTTAGGAGCGGAAATAGTAGGAGTGGCGGTATTAAAGGAAGAAGAAGTACATGAAAATTCATTTGTTAATGCGAGGAAGATTTTACTTGTAAATAGTTTATGTGTTGATGATGCGAAAAGGAAAATGGGAATCGGTAGGAAGCTTATGCAATTTGTAGTTGATTTCGCTAAGGAATTGAATGTGGATAGTATTGAGTTAGGAGTTTCTGAGAGTAATCAAAATGCAATCCGTTTTTATGAGTCAATTGGAATGGCGACGAAAAATAGGAAAATGGAGTTTCGATTAAGTTAA
- a CDS encoding circular bacteriocin, circularin A/uberolysin family: MSYFQNTRSILYVLGMAVLLSTLTISLPHLAANLGISTTVAGKVITIIDTFSTITTIISLVAIIVGYGVISTALVITAKKIISKYGKGYATTW, encoded by the coding sequence ATGAGTTATTTTCAAAACACAAGATCCATTCTATACGTATTAGGAATGGCTGTATTGCTTTCAACTTTAACTATTTCTTTGCCACATCTTGCAGCTAACTTAGGTATCTCTACTACAGTAGCTGGCAAAGTTATAACCATTATTGATACATTTAGTACTATTACAACGATCATTAGCCTAGTTGCGATTATTGTTGGATATGGAGTTATTTCAACTGCACTTGTTATTACCGCTAAAAAAATTATTTCAAAATACGGAAAAGGTTATGCAACTACTTGGTAA
- a CDS encoding ATP-binding cassette domain-containing protein, producing the protein MIELKNIDFFYQEENYIFKDFSLTLLDNKKYWLQGKNGSGKTTLLNIILGINKVNEGNCYLNYNKSKTLFVPSTPFYEPYMLLEDFLHFYLNKMLKIPKQFINLDELIKQLGLESNRHTSCKDLSKGTKQKIIISALFTDYPWEYLFLDEPFEHLDMATCELVKDRIFNVESFVFIINHKEHLLSGISDIERLVL; encoded by the coding sequence TTGATTGAATTAAAAAATATTGATTTTTTCTATCAGGAAGAAAACTATATCTTTAAAGATTTTAGTTTAACCCTATTAGATAATAAAAAATACTGGTTACAAGGTAAAAATGGATCAGGAAAAACTACATTATTAAATATAATATTGGGAATAAACAAGGTCAATGAAGGGAATTGCTACTTAAATTACAATAAAAGTAAAACCCTTTTTGTTCCGTCTACCCCTTTTTACGAACCTTATATGCTTTTAGAAGATTTTCTACATTTTTACCTTAATAAGATGTTGAAAATTCCGAAGCAATTCATCAATCTTGATGAATTAATAAAACAACTAGGACTAGAGAGTAACCGACACACTTCTTGCAAGGACTTATCTAAAGGAACTAAGCAAAAAATAATCATTTCAGCTTTATTTACTGACTATCCTTGGGAATATTTGTTCTTGGATGAACCTTTTGAGCATTTAGACATGGCTACATGCGAACTGGTTAAGGACAGAATTTTCAATGTCGAATCTTTTGTGTTTATTATAAATCACAAAGAACATTTATTAAGTGGTATATCTGACATTGAGAGGTTAGTATTATGA
- a CDS encoding HNH endonuclease, protein MEGKEFGIKASEFEFKYRNSIEHFYPQNPNQDENHARLDEEYLNNFGNLCIMARRNNSLRSNLMPSAKIKEFSSTSQSLKFELMEKLAKNNDDWNGREIIQHGTEMKKLLSEFIS, encoded by the coding sequence ATTGAAGGTAAGGAATTTGGAATTAAAGCGAGTGAATTTGAATTTAAATATAGAAATTCAATAGAACACTTTTACCCACAAAATCCTAATCAGGATGAAAATCATGCACGACTGGACGAGGAATATCTTAATAACTTTGGCAACCTCTGTATCATGGCACGAAGGAACAATTCTCTCCGTTCAAACCTAATGCCATCAGCAAAAATCAAAGAATTTAGCTCAACGAGTCAGAGTTTGAAATTTGAGCTAATGGAAAAACTCGCTAAAAATAATGATGATTGGAATGGAAGGGAAATCATTCAGCATGGGACTGAGATGAAAAAACTGTTATCAGAATTTATTTCTTAG